From Equus przewalskii isolate Varuska chromosome 17, EquPr2, whole genome shotgun sequence, the proteins below share one genomic window:
- the TANK gene encoding TRAF family member-associated NF-kappa-B activator isoform X5: MDKNIGEQLNKAYEAFRQACMDRDSAVKELQQKVRRQEVSSPRKETSPRSLGIPLFHERGYIEKTFCDLKEEFHRICMLAKAQKDHLSKLNVPVTATETQCSVPVQCTDKTDKQEVLFKPQAKDDINRGAPCITSVTPRGVGQDEEDTSFESLSKLNIKFPPMDSDSTFLHSTAERPNVLGPATSEAVCQDKFNVEFRDNPGNFVKTEETLFEIQGIDPIASAIQNLKTTDKTKPSNPVNTCIRTALDRAPCLPPGDHNALYVNTFPLQDPSDASFPSLDSPGKAIRGPQQPVWKPFPHQDSDLSSVLSGTGAELHIPRVCEFCQAVFPPSITSRGDFLRHLNSHFNGET; this comes from the exons GTAAGAAGACAAGAGGTTTCTTCTCCTAGAAAAGAAACTTCACCAAGGAGTCTTGGCATTCCTTTATTCCATGAAAG GGGTTATATAGAGAAGACTTTTTGTGATCTGAAAGAAGAATTTCATAGAATATGCATGCTAGCAAAAGCCCAAAAAGACCACTTAAGCAAACTTAATGTACCAGTCACTGCAACTG AAACACAGTGCTCTGTGCCTGTACAGTGTACagataaaacagataaacaaGAAGTGCTGTTTAAGCCTCAGGCTAAAGATGATATAAATAGAGGTGCACCATGCATCACATCTGTCACACCGAGAGGAGTGGGCCAAGATGAGGAAGACACCTCTTTTGAATCACTTTCTAAATTGAACATCAAGTTTCCACCTATGGACAGTGACTCTACTTTCTTACATAGCACTGCAGAAAGACCCAACGTCCTTGGTCCTGCCACATCTGAGGCCGTGTGCCAGGATAAATTTAATGTGGAGTTCAGAGACAACCCGGGAAACTTTGTTAAAACAGAAGAAACCTTATTTGAAATTCAGGGAATTGACCCCATAGCTTCAGCTATACAAAACCTTAAAACAACTgacaaaacaaaaccctcaaaTCCTGTAAACACTTGTATCAGGACAGCTCTGGATAGAGCTCCGTGTTTGCCACCTGGAGATCATAATGCATTATATGTAAATACATTCCCACTTCAGGACCCGTCTGATGCATCTTTTCCTTCACTCGATTCCCCTGGAAAAGCCATCCGAGGACCACAGCAG CCCGTTTGGAAGCCCTTTCCTCATCAAGACAGTGACTTATCATCGGTACTCAGTGGCACGGGCGCAGAACTGCATATACCTCGAGTATGTGAATTCTGTCAAGCAGTTTTCCCACCATCCATTACATCCAGGGGGGATTTCCTCCGGCATCTTAATTCACACTTTAATGGGGAGACTTAA